The sequence TACAGCAGGGTCAGCGCCACGGCGAAGATGATGGTGCCGCGCGAGAACGTCACGAGCAGGGCAGTGAGGAAAAGCCCCGCCTTGAACAGCTCCGGCCACAGCCGCCTCGCCCGGCCGGCCAGCATGTTCTCGACCGACATCAGCAGCCCGAGAAACATCAGGGCCATCCCCGGGTAGAACACCCGGGCGAGGCCCGACACCCGCTCGTAGATGCCGAAGTCATCGGCAAAGGAGGGTCCTCCCCCGCCCGCTGCCCCGGGATGCAGCCCCGGCAGGGCGAAGGCGAGCAGGGCCCGCACGGCGCCGACGAGAGCCAGCAGCATGATGACGCGTTCCACCTGATCGTCGTCGTGACGGCGGACCCACCACCACACGAAGGGCACCAGGAGAAAGCCCGCGAACTTGTACAGGTAGACGAAGGCGCCTGTGGTCGGTGCGCCCGTGGCCCAGAAAGAGGCGAAGTGCGCGTATGGCAGCAGCCCCAGCAGCACCAGCCCGAAGAGCGGAACGCGGCGGGTGCGCAAGACCGTGAAGGTCAACAGCCCCAGGGTCAGTCCCAGGAGGCCCATCAGGGCGAGGTTGCCCAGCGTCTCATTGAGTCGCTCGGCGAACCCGAAGACCGACAGGGTGCCCAGGTACAGGCTGAACAGGGCCGCGTGCAGCCAGAAATCCACTTTACGGCGCGACAGATGCACGTTCGACCTCCACGTTCTCGGGCTTCAGGCGGGTGCGCAGGGTGTGGCGGCACACCAGGGTCAGGCCCGCCAGCACCACGACCTCGCCCAGGACGACCGCCGCCGCCGTGCCCAGCAGTCCGTACGTCGGGGCCAGCAACACGATTAGGAAGGCCCCCAGCACCGTTCCGCCGATGACGGCCGTGTTAAAGAGGCGGTCGAGCCCCAGCGGCAACAGCCACAGGATGCCCAGCGACAGGTTGAGCCCGACCATCAGCGGGAGCAGCGCGAGAATGCGCAGCACGGGAACCGAGGGAGCGAACTCGGGGCCCAGCAGCACCCTCACCCACAGGGGGGCCCCCAGCGCGACCGCCAGACACAGGACCAGCCCGGCTCCGCCCACCAGGCGGACACTCACGGGCAGGAGGGCGCGGGCCTCCGCCACGCTGCCGTGCGCGATCCGGCTGAAGCGGGGGTAAAGCGCGCGGGTGAGCGGTTGCAGCAGACCCTGGGCCGCACGGGCGATCCGGTCGGCGCCGTTGTAGTACCCCAGCAATCTGGGCTCGACGAACAGCCCCAGCAAGAAGGCGCTCCCCGTGGTGGACAACACCGCCGCCCCCGAGAACAAGAACATGCTCCAGCCCATCCGCAAGGCGGCGAACGCACGGCTCAAAGAAGGGCGCAGCAGCGGCACCTCGCGGTGCGCGAGGATGAGGGCGAGGACGCCCGACACCACCGCCGCCGTCCCCTGCAAGATGGGGACCCACCACGCGTCTTGCGGCCCTCGCACGAAGACGAACAGCCCCGCCGTGGCGATCACCTTGGCGATCACGTCGAGGGTGGACGCCACTCCCGCGCGCTCCAGGCCCACGAAGTACCACATCAGGTTCGAGGCCTGGGCGAGGGCCGCAAAGACGCTCGCCCACAGGAGCTCGGGGTGGGCCCGCAGGGACGGCACAGTCACCGAGGCGAGCAGGGCGAGGGCGAGGGCCGGCAGCACCAGCAACAGCTTGGCGCTCATCACCCCCGACAGCAGGTCCGCGAGCCGGGCGGAGTCGCCGCGTGCCCGCGCCACCTCACGGTTCGCGGAGAGGTCGAAGCCGTACTGAAGCAGCAACCCCAGCAGCCCACCGAACGCCTGCGCAAACACCAGCAGCCCCAGCGCGGTCGGGCCGAGCATGCGGGCCAGGAAGGGCGTGGTGAGGAGCGGCAGCACGTACGTCGCCGCCTGGACCCCGAACAGGGCCGCGAGGTTCCCCAGGAAGCTGCGGCGGTCTGCCCCCGCCCCACGCTCTTCCATGAGCCCTACACCCCCGCGCCGGAAAGGGCGCGCGGTGAGGGGGCGGGCGAAGCGGCCCTGGTTGAGCGGTCGCTCACAAGACCCTCGACTCGGGCTTGGGGGCGGCGGCCGGGGTGGAGCGGCGGGCGTACCCGTAGCCGTAGCGGGCCACTTGACCGCGCGGGTTGACCTTGTTGAGCGCCACACCCAGCACGTTCGCGTTCACCAGCAGCAGGGCGTCGAGCACCCGCTGCACGCTGGCGACCGACGCGCGGCCCGCCTCCAGCACGAGCAGCACGCCCGCCGCGTGGGGCGCGAGCACCAGGGGGTCCGCCACGGCGAGCGCGGGCGGGCCGTCCACCACGATCAGGTCGTACCCGGCACCCCACTGGCTCATGGCCTCGCGGAAAGCCTCCGCCGGGAGGTGGGCCTGGGTCTGGGCAGGCACGCCGGGCGCGGGGGCGAGCAGGTGCAGGTTGTCCCGCAGGCGGCGAGCCTGGGCGGTCACGGGCCGCGTCAGGGCTCCTTGCAAGTCGCGGCTCTCCTCGCCGGGGAAGGGCACGGCGCCGGGCAGGTCCACCCACTCGGCCGTCTGGGCGCCCGCCTGCCAGATGCTCGCCTGGGTGGGACGGCGCAGGTCCGCGTCGATCAAGAGCACCCGGTCACCGCTCGCCGCGCGGGCGTCGGCGATGGCGGCGCTGATGTTCGACTTGCCGTCCCCGCTGAAGAGCGAGGTCACGAGCAACACGGGCGGCTTGCGGTCGCCCCGGGGCAAGACGCTCTTGATTCCGGCGGCCAGAAAGGCCACGCTGTCAGACCAGCGGCCCTGCCGCAGCGCCACGAGGAGCGACTGGCCGCGGCGCAGCATCCGCACGCGCGGCACCTCGCCCAGCAGGCGCAGGTTGAGAAACTTGAGATCGGCGTCGGAGGCCACCATCCGGTTGACCGACGACCACACGACGAGCAGGGCGCTCAGCAGCAGCAGGACAAAAGCCCCGACGAGCACGGCGTTGCGCAGCGGCTTGGGCGCGACCGGCTGGAGGGGCACGGCGGCGGGGGCGACGATGCTCAGCGAGCCCACGACCGTCTCACGCAGGGCGGTGAGCTGATTCAGGGAGTCGAGGCGGTTGGCCCGCTGCGCCAGCAGCGTTTGTTGCAGGCTGGTCGGCGTGCCCACCACCGGCCCCGCCGCCGCCAGACGGCGTTCGACGTCGGCCAGCCGGGTGCGCAGCCCGGTGATGGCGGCGTTGACCTTCACGAGGCCGCGCTCGGTGTCCCAGTCCACCAGCGCGTCGGCGGCGAGATTCGCCAGCCGCGCGGCCACCACCGGATCACGGTGTGCCGCGCTGAGGGTGTAGGTGCCGTTGCCGTAGATGTCCGGCTGACCCGTCACGTCGAAGACCCGCCCCCGGCCGCTGGCGATGTCCTGGGCGAGGCGGTCGGCGAGCACGATGCGCTGGGCCCGGGTCAGCTCGGGGACCTCCGCCAGGCGGCGGCGCACCACGCCGAGCACGTTCTCGCTTTGCAGCGCTCCCTCGATGGCCCCGGAGGGAAGGGGCGGGGGGCTGACGGTCGTGGGGCCCAGCGCCGGGTTGTTGCTCTGCCCGCCCGAGGAGAGGATCAGGGTCTTGGCCTCGTAGATCGGCGTCTGGCGGCTGGAGAGCAGGTAGGTGACCACCCCGGCGGCCAGGGAGAGCAGGAGCACCAGCCACGCGAAGCGCTTCAGGGCGCGCAGCGGGCGCGAGAGGTCAAGATCGTCATTCATCGGGGGCATGGGGGTCGGTCCTCCTGGGCGGCGGGGGTGGGGGCTGGGGCGGGCGGGAAGGGGAGCGCGGTGGGGTCACGAGCCTCGGAAGCGGGGTAGAGCGGCGGGAGGAGGCGGGTTGGTCCGGCCAAGGCGGAGCCTGCTGGCAAGACCCCCTGTTCTCCGACCTCTCGACATGAAGACTCCTTCCCCCGGTGGGGTGTGCCCCATCATGCTCAGGCCCGCCAAGTGATCAGCCGTTGCTCAGAAACAGGGTGCGGCAAGATGCGGCCATGAGAGATGGGTGACCGGCACCCGCACGCCTTTGCCGGAGACTGGCACCTCCAGCCCGACTGTGCGTCAGCCGCTGTCACAGCCCCCTCACATTCTGCCGCCACGACGAGACTTCAAAGGAGAGCCTGTTCATGACCCACACCAGACCCGCCCGCCTGTCCGGGGGCCCCTCGTGAAAGCCGTCATCCTTGCCGGGGGCCTGGGCACCCGCATCAGCGAAGAGAGCACCGTCCGCCCCAAGCCGATGGTCGAGATCGGGGGTCGCCCGGTGCTGTGGCACATCATGAAAATCTACTCCGCCCACGGGGTCAATGACTTCATCATCCTGTGCGGCTACAAACAGCACATGATCAAGGAGTACTTCGCCAACTACTTCCTGCACATGTCCGACGTGACCTTCGACATGCGCACCCAAAACGCCACCTACCTGTGCAACCAGGCCGAGCCCTGGCGAGTCACCCTGGTCGACACCGGCGAGGACACCCTCACGGGCGGGCGCCTCAAGCGGGTGCGCCACTACCTCGGCGACGAGCCCTTCTGCTTCACCTACGGCGACGGCGTGGGCGACGTGGACATCGCCAAGACCATCGAGTTCCACCGCGGCCACGGCAAACTCGCCACCATGACGGTGATGCAGCCCCCGGGGCGCTTCGGGGCCGTGAACATCGAGGACGGCGGGGCCGTGACCGCCTTCCACGAGAAGCCCGACGGCGACGGCGGCTGGATCAACGGCGGATTCTTCGTGCTGGAGCCCTCGGTGATCGATTACATCGACGGCGACCAGACCACCTGGGAGGCCGAGCCGCTCAAGGGCCTCGCGCACGACGGACAGCTCGCCGCCTACCGCCACCCCGGCTTCTGGCAGCCGATGGACACCCTGCGCGACAAGCACTACCTCGAAGACCTCTGGAAGGCGGGCAAGGCCCCCTGGAAGACGTGGTGAGAGCGTGAGATACGACTTCGCGGTTATCGGCGGGGGCATTGTGGGCCTCGCCACCGCCTATGCGCTGGGCCAACGCTACCCCGACGCCCTGATCCTGGTGCTGGAGAAGGAGGAGGCCCTGGCGCAGCACCAGACGGGCCGCAACTCGGGCGTGATCCACAGCGGCATCTACTACGCGCCGGGCAGCTTGAAAGCGCGGCTGTGTCAGGCCGGGAACGTCAGCATTCCCGAGTTCTGCGACGAGCACGGCATCCCCTACGACCGCTGCGGCAAGGTGATCGTCGCCACCCGGCCCGAGGAGCTGCCCGGCCTGGAGAAGTTGCGGCTGCGCGCCGGGGAACACGGCCTGCCCGTCCGGTCCCTGAACGCCGAGGAGGTGCGGGAGATCGAGCCGCATGTCGACGCTCTAGCGGGCCTGCACGTCGCCAGTACCGGCATCGTCGATTACACCGAGGTCTGCCTCGCCCTCGCGCGGGAGGTGGAGGGGCGCGGCGGCAAGATTCGCCTGGGCACCCGGGTGGAGGCCCTGCACCGCGACGAGCGCGGCTACCGCATCGAGACGAACGCGGGCCCCTTC is a genomic window of Deinococcus aestuarii containing:
- a CDS encoding oligosaccharide flippase family protein, which produces MEERGAGADRRSFLGNLAALFGVQAATYVLPLLTTPFLARMLGPTALGLLVFAQAFGGLLGLLLQYGFDLSANREVARARGDSARLADLLSGVMSAKLLLVLPALALALLASVTVPSLRAHPELLWASVFAALAQASNLMWYFVGLERAGVASTLDVIAKVIATAGLFVFVRGPQDAWWVPILQGTAAVVSGVLALILAHREVPLLRPSLSRAFAALRMGWSMFLFSGAAVLSTTGSAFLLGLFVEPRLLGYYNGADRIARAAQGLLQPLTRALYPRFSRIAHGSVAEARALLPVSVRLVGGAGLVLCLAVALGAPLWVRVLLGPEFAPSVPVLRILALLPLMVGLNLSLGILWLLPLGLDRLFNTAVIGGTVLGAFLIVLLAPTYGLLGTAAAVVLGEVVVLAGLTLVCRHTLRTRLKPENVEVERASVAP
- a CDS encoding Wzz/FepE/Etk N-terminal domain-containing protein; this encodes MPPMNDDLDLSRPLRALKRFAWLVLLLSLAAGVVTYLLSSRQTPIYEAKTLILSSGGQSNNPALGPTTVSPPPLPSGAIEGALQSENVLGVVRRRLAEVPELTRAQRIVLADRLAQDIASGRGRVFDVTGQPDIYGNGTYTLSAAHRDPVVAARLANLAADALVDWDTERGLVKVNAAITGLRTRLADVERRLAAAGPVVGTPTSLQQTLLAQRANRLDSLNQLTALRETVVGSLSIVAPAAVPLQPVAPKPLRNAVLVGAFVLLLLSALLVVWSSVNRMVASDADLKFLNLRLLGEVPRVRMLRRGQSLLVALRQGRWSDSVAFLAAGIKSVLPRGDRKPPVLLVTSLFSGDGKSNISAAIADARAASGDRVLLIDADLRRPTQASIWQAGAQTAEWVDLPGAVPFPGEESRDLQGALTRPVTAQARRLRDNLHLLAPAPGVPAQTQAHLPAEAFREAMSQWGAGYDLIVVDGPPALAVADPLVLAPHAAGVLLVLEAGRASVASVQRVLDALLLVNANVLGVALNKVNPRGQVARYGYGYARRSTPAAAPKPESRVL
- the rfbF gene encoding glucose-1-phosphate cytidylyltransferase; its protein translation is MKAVILAGGLGTRISEESTVRPKPMVEIGGRPVLWHIMKIYSAHGVNDFIILCGYKQHMIKEYFANYFLHMSDVTFDMRTQNATYLCNQAEPWRVTLVDTGEDTLTGGRLKRVRHYLGDEPFCFTYGDGVGDVDIAKTIEFHRGHGKLATMTVMQPPGRFGAVNIEDGGAVTAFHEKPDGDGGWINGGFFVLEPSVIDYIDGDQTTWEAEPLKGLAHDGQLAAYRHPGFWQPMDTLRDKHYLEDLWKAGKAPWKTW